A DNA window from Naumovozyma dairenensis CBS 421 chromosome 7, complete genome contains the following coding sequences:
- the CTT1 gene encoding catalase T (similar to Saccharomyces cerevisiae CTT1 (YGR088W); ancestral locus Anc_3.424), giving the protein MFDDKSKKLEKPTVYALENGVAYPHHPYSSQYSRPDGPLLLQDINLIETLAHFDRERVPERVVHAHGGGCRVEFELTDSLSDITFAKPYQEVGYKFPGVVRFSTVGGEKGSADTVRDPRGASFKFYTPWGNHDWVFNNTPVFFIKDALKFPHFIHSQKRHPQTNLNAASDSSMYWDYLTQNPESIHQVTYMFGDRGIPKNWAEMSSYSGHAFKFINRKGEITYVQIHVKPEKDFTTLSVEEGNELAGSNPNYNQEKLYEQVASGTAPKLECFIQTMTPKQAELFRYSINDLTKIWPHKDFPLRKFGEIRFTENVENFFEEIEQIAFSPSNTCIPGIEPSNDPVLQSRLFSYPDTQRHRLGGNYNQLPVNRPRNVVCPVTGKRMAGNGGVGSLNGTPLECPYNPANYHRDGTATLYNYGNQPNFISTLPSANMKFANLTLDDDKVEDSKYQGVVLEDAVKADVKKQEEKFLEHENVINNKINSYTYVNGVSPLDFEQPRALYENVFNDDDKKTFVKNVVDHASTCKTEIVKVRVAQYFGLLNKDLGSQIAEGLKVPWKPVDFEGYAKAIGMAPPS; this is encoded by the coding sequence ATGTTTGACGATAAAAGCAAAAAACTCGAAAAACCAACCGTTTACGCCCTAGAAAACGGGGTTGCCTATCCTCATCACCCATACAGCTCCCAATACTCAAGACCTGATGGTCCATTATTACTTCAAGATATCAATCTAATTGAAACTCTTGCTCATTTCGACAGAGAAAGAGTCCCTGAACGTGTTGTCCATGCTCATGGTGGTGGTTGCAGAGTTGAATTCGAATTGACTGATTCATTAAGTGACATAACTTTTGCTAAACCATACCAAGAAGTTGGTTACAAATTCCCTGGTGTCGTTAGATTTTCCACTGTCGGTGGTGAAAAGGGTAGTGCTGATACCGTTAGAGATCCAAGAGGTgcttctttcaaattctaTACTCCTTGGGGTAACCACGATTGGGTCTTCAACAATACTCctgttttcttcattaaagATGCTCTTAAATTCCCTCATTTCATTCATTCTCAAAAGAGACATCCTCAAACGAACTTGAACGCGGCCTCTGATAGTTCCATGTATTGGGATTATTTGACACAAAATCCAGAATCTATCCATCAAGTCACTTATATGTTTGGTGATAGAGGTATTCCAAAGAATTGGGCTGAAATGTCTTCTTATTCAGGTCATGcctttaaattcattaacagAAAGGGTGAAATTACATACGTACAAATCCATGTCAAACCAGAAAAGGATTTCACAACGTTATCAGTAGAAGAAGGGAATGAGTTAGCTGGTAGCAATCCAAATTataatcaagaaaaattatatgaacaAGTTGCTAGTGGTACAGCTCCAAAATTAGAATGTTTCATTCAAACTATGACCCCAAAGCAAGCTGAATTATTTAGATATTCCATCAATGATTTAACTAAGATTTGGCCACATAAAGATTTCCCATTGAGGAAATTTGGTGAAATTAGATTCACTGAAAATGTagaaaatttctttgaagaaattgaacaaattgCATTTTCTCCAAGTAATACTTGTATTCCTGGGATTGAACCTTCAAATGATCCTGTCTTACAAAGTAGATTGTTTTCATATCCTGATACTCAACGCCATAGATTAGGTGGAAACTATAATCAATTACCTGTTAATCGTCCAAGAAATGTTGTATGTCCTGTCACGGGTAAGAGAATGGCAGGTAATGGTGGCGTTGGCTCATTGAATGGTACCCCCCTAGAATGTCCATATAATCCTGCTAATTATCATAGAGATGGTACAGCTACATTATACAATTATGGTAATCAACCAAATTTCATCTCTACATTACCATCAGCAAATATGAAATTTGCTAATTTGActttagatgatgataaagtaGAAGATTCCAAATATCAAGGTGTCGTCTTGGAAGATGCTGTTAAAGCTGATGTtaagaaacaagaagaaaaatttttggaacatgaaaatgttattaataataagattaaTTCTTACACTTATGTTAATGGGGTTTCACCATTAGATTTTGAACAACCAAGAGCTTTGTACGAAAATGTTTTCAATGATGACGATAAGAAGACTTTTGTTAAGAATGTTGTAGATCATGCATCTACTTGTAAGACTGAAATTGTTAAAGTTAGAGTTGCTCAATATTTCggtttattgaataaagatCTAGGCAGTCAAATTGCTGAAGGTTTGAAAGTCCCATGGAAGCCTGTTGATTTTGAAGGATATGCCAAGGCAATTGGTATGGCACCTCCAAGctag
- the UTP22 gene encoding rRNA-processing protein UTP22 (similar to Saccharomyces cerevisiae UTP22 (YGR090W); ancestral locus Anc_3.426) has protein sequence MTGIKRKVSEITEPESPYSKKALIEQVETGVTEPKQNEPEKEESKSDDEEEEEEEEEVTANKVKNGPTSGSTASQDIHIARETAELFQSNIFKLQIDELLEQVKLKESHVLKVEKFLHKLYDMIQQVPEWEEKTITEVESFFKGKIVAVPFVDPKPTPASTHYKFNYKKPDVSLIGSFALKTGIYQPKGSSIDVLLTMPETLFEKKDFLNFRALHKRSVYLAYLTHHLSIALKNEKLDGYLSVEYTYFNDDPLLPILKISCDKAPTSQANEEYNFYKTKFSINLIIGFPHKMFDAKKLLPNKNCIRVVQDENTKELPATPLYNFAVLSSTTYEVYLKYLYKTKKQTVSFKEATNLGRLWLQQRGFSSSSGHSKMTGGFGTFEFVTLMAALLNGGGINGNKILLHGFSSYQLFKGVIKYLATMDLCTDGYLQFYSEPEEDSTTRVSKYIEEGFQIPTLFDMSTKVNILTKMSIASYQALKLYAKHTLAMLNNVVQDQFANIFLTNISRVDNLKFDLCYDLHLPLGNSTHTDSLLASAFGPLERIKFITIENFLVNKLLNVVKIALGERITLAEVELVDSKSSFPINKRKVHSTSGENHFNFDYIKLKLLVNPEESEKLVTKGPAHSEEASPEATFFKNFWGPKSSLRRFKDGSITHCCIWTTSSSEPIISNVLDFVLKKHISEKLIIQNPITKQFQDILPLPNLPASTNTSVLNLNSYFNLKKSFDNLYKIMFKMNLPLSIKSILPVGSAFRYTSLCQPVPFAYSNPDFFQELILEFESSQRWPDEITSLEKAKTAFLLKMQEQLQAENGNQYKSFFTRDESIPYNLEIVTLNILTPEGYGFRIRVLTERDEVLYLRAISNARNEIKPELEKTFLKFTAKYLASIRHTRTIENISHSYHFYSPVVRLFKKWLDTHLLFGHLPEELVELIAMKPFVDCSPYNIPGSVENGFLKILKFISQWNWKEDPLILDLVKPEDKLEDSLETSIGGSDLDSKTMKKLSEKLTLAQYKGIQTNFNNLRNSDPNGIHLQFFVASKNDPSGLLYSSDIPLAIATRLTALAKVATNLLHTHGINEQTIGLLFTPGLKDYDFVVHLKTPVPLKTSSGILGSSEFRNIANDQAPTAFPSDLAALSEKMDPTFQLMKYLNMKYKNSLIFSSHRYIGVCGGNKGNKNVITGLIKPLFKKSHKFKVNLDCNMKPIDKENVILNKEAIFQEISAFGHELVVDFETN, from the coding sequence ATGACTGGtatcaaaagaaaagttTCTGAAATTACAGAACCAGAAAGTCCTTACTCGAAAAAAGCTCTAATAGAGCAAGTCGAAACTGGGGTGACTGAACCAAAACAAAATGAACCTGAAAAAGAGGAAAGCAAAAGTGACGACgaagaagaggaggaagaggaagaggaagTGACAGCAAACAAGGTTAAGAATGGTCCAACAAGTGGTTCAACAGCTTCACAAGATATACACATTGCCAGAGAAACGGCCGAGTTGTTTCAATCgaatatctttaaattgCAAatagatgaattattagaacAAGTAAAACTAAAAGAATCTCATGTCCTAAAAGTTGAAAAGTTTTTACATAAGttatatgatatgatacAACAAGTTCCTGAATgggaagaaaaaacaattacTGAAGTGGAATCATTCTTCAAGGGAAAAATCGTTGCTGTTCCTTTTGTTGATCCAAAACCAACTCCAGCATCTACGCActataaatttaattataaaaaaCCAGATGTCTCATTGATTGGCTCATTTGCTTTGAAGACAGGTATATATCAGCCAAAGGGTTCATCTATCGATGTTTTGTTAACAATGCCAGAAactttatttgaaaagaaagatttcttaaatttCAGAGCTCTACACAAGAGAAGTGTGTATTTAGCATACTTGACACACCATTTATCAATCGCTctgaaaaatgaaaaactGGATGGCTACTTGTCCGTCGAGTATACatattttaatgatgaCCCACTTTTaccaattttaaaaatttcttgCGATAAGGCTCCTACTTCTCAAGCgaatgaagaatataatttttataaaactaaattttccattaatttaataataggTTTCCCACATAAAATGTTCGATGCCAAAAAATTGTtaccaaataaaaattGTATCAGAGTTGTACAGGATGAAAATACTAAAGAATTACCAGCGACtccattatataattttgcTGTTCTTTCCTCCACTACTTATGAAGTCTACCTAAAATATCTATACAAAACTAAAAAACAAACTGTTTCATTTAAAGAAGCAACCAATCTGGGCAGGTTATGGTTACAACAACGAGGATTCTCTTCTAGTTCTGGCCATTCAAAAATGACTGGAGGATTTGGCACATTCGAATTTGTTACGTTAATGGCCGCACTTCTGAATGGTGGTGGTATAAATGGAAATAAGATCCTTTTACATGGgttttcttcttatcaATTGTTTAAAGGTGtcataaaatatttagCAACAATGGATTTATGTACTGATGGTTACTTACAATTTTACTCTGAACCTGAAGAAGACTCTACCACGCGTGTAtccaaatatattgaagaaggATTCCAAATCCCTACATTATTTGACATGTCCACTAAAGTCAATATTCTAACGAAAATGAGCATCGCATCATACCAAGCGTTGAAATTGTATGCGAAACACACTTTAGCTATGTTGAATAATGTTGTTCAAGATCAATTCGCCAATATTTTCCTAACAAATATCAGTAGGGTggataatttgaaatttgatttATGTTACGATTTGCATCTTCCATTGGGGAATAGTACTCACACTGATTCTCTATTAGCATCTGCCTTTGGTCCATtagaaagaattaaattcattactATAGAGAACTTCCTAGTGAATAAACTTCTAAATGTCGTTAAAATTGCATTAGGTGAAAGAATTACTTTGGCAGAGGTGGAGTTAGTAGACTCGAAATCATCGTTCCCTATCAACAAAAGAAAGGTACATTCCACGAGTGGGGAGAACCATTTTAACTTCGATTATATCAAATTAAAACTGTTAGTGAATCCAGAGgaatctgaaaaattagtCACCAAAGGTCCAGCACATTCGGAAGAAGCTTCACCAGAAGCGACTTTTTTTAAGAATTTCTGGGGTCCAAAATCCTCATTACGTCGTTTCAAGGATGGATCTATCACGCATTGTTGTATTTGGACTACTTCTTCATCCGAACCAATTATTTCTAACGTATTAGATTTCGTTCTAAAGAAGCATATATCTGAAAAACTAATCATACAAAATCCGATTACAAAACAATTCCAAGATATTCTCCCATTACCAAATTTACCAGCTAGTACAAATACATCAGTCCTAAATTTGAACAGTTATTTCAATCTAAAAAAGTCTTTCGACAATTTATACAAAATAATGTTCAAGATGAATTTACCTTTATCCATAAAGTCTATTTTACCAGTTGGATCCGCCTTCAGATATACATCATTATGTCAACCAGTACCATTTGCATATTCAAATCCAgatttttttcaagaacTTATCCTTGAATTCGAATCTTCTCAAAGGTGGCCGGATGAAATAACATCATTAGAAAAGGCCAAGACTgcatttttattaaaaatgcAAGAACAATTACAGGCCGAAAATGGGAATCAATataaatcatttttcaCAAGAGATGAATCCATTCCatataatttagaaattgttactttgaatattttaacACCAGAAGGATATGGTTTCAGGATCAGAGTCCTAACCGAACGTGATGAAGTTCTATATCTAAGGGCTATATCAAACGCTAGGAATGAAATCAAACCCGAGTTAGAAAAGACATTCTTGAAGTTTACAGCTAAATATTTAGCTTCCATTAGACATACAAGAACTATAGAGAATATATCACATTCTTACCATTTCTATTCACCAGTTGTTAGgttattcaagaaatggTTAGACACGCATTTACTATTTGGACACTTGCCCGAAGAGTTAGTTGAATTAATTGCCATGAAGCCATTCGTTGATTGTTCTCCATATAACATTCCAGGATCTGTCGAGAATGGgtttttaaaaattttaaaatttatAAGTCAATGGAATTGGAAAGAAGATCCTTTAATCCTTGATTTGGTTAAACCAGAAGATAAGTTAGAAGATTCTTTAGAAACGAGTATTGGTGGCTCTGATTTAGACTCTAAAAcgatgaaaaaattatctgaAAAACTAACTTTGGCTCAATATAAGGGAATCCAAactaatttcaataatctAAGAAATAGCGATCCAAATGGTATACATTTACAATTCTTTGTCGCCTCTAAAAACGATCCAAGTGggttattatattcaagTGATATCCCATTAGCCATAGCGACAAGATTAACTGCACTAGCGAAAGTTGCCACCAACTTATTGCACACGCATGGTATAAATGAGCAAACTAttggattattatttactcCAGGGTTAAAGGATTACGACTTTGTTGTTCATTTGAAGACGCCTGTACCATTAAAGACATCAAGTGGTATATTAGGCTCATCTGAATTCAGAAATATTGCTAATGATCAAGCCCCAACTGCATTTCCATCGGACTTGGCTGCTCTATCTGAAAAGATGGACCCAACATTccaattgatgaaatatttgaacATGAAATACAAGAATAGCCTAATATTCTCAAGTCATAGATATATTGGTGTATGTGGTGGCAACAAGGGTAATAAAAATGTCATTACTGGGTTAATAAAACcattatttaagaaatcacATAAATTTAAAGTTAATCTGGATTGTAATATGAAGCCcattgataaagaaaatgtcATTTTGAATAAGGAGGCCATCTTCCAAGAAATTTCTGCATTCGGCCACGAATTGgttgttgattttgaaactaATTAG
- the NNF2 gene encoding Nnf2p (similar to Saccharomyces cerevisiae NNF2 (YGR089W); ancestral locus Anc_3.425), with protein sequence MIAVQRDSQPLAFAKRHRFKDTLALFIVFLSFNHFNSLCLLVSFVVATKCRNFIANCFITLFLNKLPSPSIAKVAHLEPENDTKHNTASTTITTIPYSTNSTGYDNCTGIAPQLVQQQGKRPIRHVSGQSISSIAPLSTTSTVTTTNSTSSSSSSSATIMPSFTVKYTKNLFLPVIAAELILASLLQVYGGNYFIHPIENLSMSIIASFLINDPADCLNYATSCSVLYALVTNIYQRLTPFANLETVNHFNTELLTVFHLNSLFSAKDFQGNYRMTPSVSLKLYSILKKLLSMIFNPNWTKNVLLEKYIKYLCYYISFHIVISQFCQSLKNPYNPYTNSNNNNNNNNNNNNIITSHSLLNTNTGINTNTDERKTGSRQLGGPNRISLSKNELNRSSGSQRIPSTGSTRNVSSNADANNNTITINGNNMNYVNNNNNTIPFPEANQKNNNIKTNSFEVSENSTPHFSNAIIECKKFDPVTTFASNSNIQAVMTTSDQKVTPNTTTSMATKYKSIASKTPNNTMNPEVENTFTNQLFELKVDLNNLTESSNLKTDVNVTTNLENFIRHLFKRKNQHLIPPLWSIVVTLKTTNFEKKYLNETSNNSNNFNATLTNSNDLSTTLSNETNNINNDIIMTRKSVFNNFEQANTMALIAQTTSDDYDQLNLISTRTNIFNKNENDYKVCIIDIGTHSIIFHIENLYDGELIVLVNGLIWTEVSCALILESVGEEYVVVSGLVPSCSYDIQFVNRLNQTDDYLISDLMIRTNAINNNNHTTTNATDEDISEIFQNLDFSFPSYYHRKFLSPLLTLKHSVLTTNANLADERSKLKKTKKEINKKLNSTRQEIDHFKDRIEQNATNDEKNTLKVDNLKIALQQNEKSFKHLEKEFKELTDKEISLEDEYLQKKDDHLKKELEYSKIEENLKKELEIVQKKETKLTNEFNQLSSKREKLLVRHEKLKKELDENDEMIKIFKEQFLTKKIQERSKREEFRMRELNNYELNIKGLEQDISRLEAENEHIQKLLQGYP encoded by the coding sequence atgatagCCGTTCAGCGTGATTCTCAACCGTTGGCATTCGCTAAAAGACATAGATTCAAAGATACGCTGGCATTGTTTATAGTGTTCTTGAGTTTTAATCATTTTAACTCCCTGTGTTTATTGGTATCCTTTGTCGTTGCCACCAAATGCAGAAATTTTATTGCAAATTGTTTCATCACattgtttttgaataaaCTCCCATCACCTTCCATTGCAAAAGTGGCTCATTTAGAACCAGAGAATGATACTAAACACAATACAGCCAGTACTACCATTACCACAATACCATATTCAACTAACAGTACCGGTTATGATAATTGTACTGGAATAGCACCTCAACTTGTACAACAACAAGGGAAAAGACCTATACGTCATGTCAGCGGTCAGTCGATATCATCAATAGCACCACTATCTACTACTTCTACAGTCACTACAACTAATAGTACCTCTTCATCTAGTTCCTCCTCTGCAACTATTATGCCTTCCTTTACAGTTAAGTACACCAAAAATCTATTTTTGCCCGTCATAGCGGCAGAATTAATACTCGCATCTTTATTACAAGTTTACGGTGGTAATTATTTTATACATcctattgaaaatttatcCATGTCTATTATAGCATCCTTCTTAATTAACGATCCAGCAGATTGTTTGAATTATGCAACGTCATGTTCTGTATTATATGCATTAGTCAccaatatatatcaaagGTTAACCCCATTTGCGAACTTGGAAACAGTGAATCATTTCAACACTGAACTATTAACCGTTTTCCAtctaaattcattattttcgGCCAAAGACTTTCAAGGTAATTACCGAATGACTCCAAGTGTATCCCTAAAATTGTATtctatattgaaaaaattattatcgaTGATATTTAACCCAAATTGGACTAAGAATGTCCTTctggaaaaatatattaaatatttgtgttattatatttcatttcataTTGTTATAAGCCAATTTTGCCAAAGTTTGAAAAACCCTTATAATCCATATACCAAtagcaataataacaacaacaataataataataacaacaacatcatTACATCacattcattattaaataccAATACTGGTATTAATACAAATACTGATGAAAGGAAAACAGGTTCCCGTCAACTAGGAGGTCCCAATAGAATATCGTTAtctaaaaatgaattaaacCGCTCAAGCGGTTCACAAAGGATTCCTTCAACAGGTTCAACAAGAAATGTATCATCCAATGCAGATGCTAATAACAACACTATTACCATTAATGGGAATAATATGAACtatgtaaataataataataatactatcCCATTCCCTGAAGctaatcaaaaaaataacaatattaaaACCAATTCTTTCGAAGTATCTGAGAATTCAACGCCTCATTTTTCCAATGCAATCATTGAATGtaaaaaatttgatccAGTCACCACTTTTGCaagtaatagtaatattcAAGCAGTTATGACAACATCTGATCAAAAGGTAACGCCCAATACAACCACTTCTATGGCAACTAAATATAAATCAATCGCATCAAAGACCCCCAATAACACGATGAATCCAGAAGTGGAAAATACTTTCACCAATCAACTATTTGAACTAAAAGTAGATTTGAATAATCTTACTGAATCGagtaatttgaaaactgaTGTTAACGTAACTacaaatttggaaaatttcattcGTCACTTGTTCAAGAGGAAAAATCAACATTTAATCCCACCATTATGGTCCATTGTCGTAACTTTAAAGACaacaaattttgaaaaaaaatatttaaatgaaacaTCAAATAACTCAAACAATTTCAATGCAACGCTTACTAATTCAAATGACTTAAGTACAACTTTATCCAATGAAACTAACAACATTAACAATGATATTATCATGACAAGGAAAAGTGTATTTAACAATTTCGAACAAGCAAATACAATGGCATTAATTGCACAAACTACTTCAGATGATTACGATCAACTTAACTTAATCTCCACGAGGACCAAcatcttcaataaaaatgaGAATGATTATAAAGTTTGTATTATTGACATCGGAACACATTCAATCATATTCCACATTGAAAACTTGTATGATGGTGAATTGATCGTTTTAGTCAACGGGTTAATTTGGACGGAAGTATCATGTGCTTTAATTTTAGAATCCGTCGGTGAAGAATACGTCGTTGTCTCAGGGTTAGTACCATCATGCTCATATGACATTCAATTCGTTAATAGATTGAATCAAACTGATGATTATCTAATTTCTGATTTAATGATTAGAACTAACGctatcaataataacaaccATACTACTACTAATGCAACTGACGAAGATATTTctgaaattttccaaaatttagATTTCAGTTTCCCATCTTATTATCATAGGAAATTTTTATCACCTTTGTTAACATTGAAACATTCTGTATTGACCACTAATGCAAATTTAGCTGATGAAAGAagtaaattgaaaaagactaagaaggaaattaataagaaattgaattcaaCAAGACAAGAAATTGATCATTTTAAAGATCGTATTGAACAAAATGCAACTAATGATGAGAAAAATACTTTGAAAGTTgataatttgaagattGCGTTgcaacaaaatgaaaaatctttTAAACATTTAGAAAAGGAATTTAAAGAGTTGACAGATAAGGAAATTTCCTTGgaagatgaatatttacAGAAGAAAGATGACcatttaaagaaagaattagaataCAGTAagattgaagaaaatttgaagaaggaATTGGAAATTGTTCAAAAGAAGGAAACTAAATTGACTAATGAGTTTAATCAATTATCAAGTAAAAGGGAGAAATTATTAGTTAGacatgaaaaattaaagaaagaattagatgaaaatgatgagatgattaaaatctttaaagaaCAATTTTTAACCAAAAAGATTCAAGAAAGATCTAAAAGAGAGGAGTTTAGAATGAgagaattgaataattatgaattgaatataaAGGGCCTAGAACAAGACATCAGTCGTTTGGAAGCAGAAAATGAACACattcaaaaattgttaCAGGGTTATCCTTAA